CCGTGGCTGGGATTCTTGCCGCGATGCCAAAGTCGGTATCTAGAGTGTCTCTTACCAGCTTTGCTGTAGAACTTGGATGCCAATAGCCTCAATATCGTTATCTTAATATTTACCATGCTTGCCAACGTTATTTATATACCAGTGTTTACGGAGTGGTTCGCTTATCTGGATTGCTCTTGTGGTATGGAGTGTGCATACAGACGTGTGTTTTACCTCTCCTGCAGTGTATCTACGGCTGTTATGTGCATTCTGCGATCCTACCAACGTTCCACCGACGCTGTTATTGGCTACTACAGGTATGTCTGCGTTATACATGTCGTCTTTTAAATTTCTTTGAAGATCCGGGTTTCTGTGAGTCTGCATCGTTTGTGTCGTTTGTTAAAGTGAAAAGTAGCTTCTTTGTGTCTGTGAAGAGCTGAGAAGTtcaaagtttaaaaaaaaaggaaaataccCGTACACACACCAAAGGAAGGACGCAGCATGAAGCGCTGTGTCTCTCCCctgtgtatgtgcgtgtgtttgtgtttCAGAGATTTGAAAGGAGTAATGTACCAACATGCTCAGAAGACACTTTGTTTGGTATACGTATACCCTGAAGCTTGGGACAGGGCAAATGAGCTATGTAGCGTTTGCATCGACTGCACCGCTTGTGTCGTCTGTATGGCATATGTTTCTTGTGATTGCTAATCGGCTGATATGCTATCAGCGGTGTGTTCAGTACGGTGGCTTGCTGGGCTACATAGTTGGCACTTGAGTAGAACCGGCTGAAGGACGAGCACAAGGGGACGGAATAGACAGAACAGTGCTGGACTCACAACTGACATTTATTGAAAAGAAGCAACTTCAAACAGAAGACACTGCGCATATGCATGACTGTGCACaatgaaccctcgttaatatgacccccgataatctgagatgcgcgctttacgaccatatactcctggggaacaatttagtgaaacctctgcaaatccaccccgttaatatgacaattcagcgttgtgaccaaaattttcgggaacgagcacggtcataataacgagggttcgctGTATACAGTgagccctcgttaatatgacccccgataatctgacattctcgctttacgaccatactcccggggaacaatttagtggaacctctgcaaatcccccccccccgttaatatgacaattccgcattatgaccaaaattttcgggaacgaccatggtcataataacgagggttcactgtaaccAACCTACAAAAGCGGTACCTTTGCTTTGAAAAGAATCTGATGCAgctataaaaaaaaagctcgaGAAAGCTGTAAGACCGAAAATAAGGAAACTATAGTGGTGACGTCACGTGGCAATGTTTCTTGCACGCTGTCTTACAGAATCCGGACATAGTACTGGTGCATTATTTGAACGTCCCGTACAGTGACGACAACAAGATGGTAATCGCCCCGAGCTTGAGCTACTGCGCTGACAAGAAAGAGTGGACGAAAGAGGAGCTCGTCTCCCAACTCAAGCCTATGTGTAAGCCATGCCATCTTACTATGACAGGTATTCTGCTGTGACATGCACACTGTTGTTCTCCTAACTTGATTTCGAAAATTTCTTCAAATAAATGACGTGACATTGACACCCTGCATCAAGTTGCATGAAGCTTCAATGACGGGATGAAGACAGGTACCATGCGTAGAGCGGGTTTCACCGCATAACGGAATCGTTGTGAGGAGGAGCCGACTTTACAATCACCGTTattttctaaagcgagctttGCCTCGTAACGTATCTGCTCTGCagacaaagcacgctttacaggctaACACGTGTCCTGCACCAGCTTACATCCCCATGAAACGTAAATTCTCAATGCGTTGCGGATCTTGCTGTTATTAGAACtctcaaattattattattttctgtGTTACAGTTTATAGTGAAAATGAGCCAGACCTCAACAATGAGCTTGAGATTTCGGTGAGTATCACGCACAAAGTTTGTACGCATCTCCTGTGATTACCGTGACATAATTACATTTTACATTTTAAATTACGATGAACATTCACTTTACCGTTAATTTAACGATGGACAATTTATGCGAGCGATACATGTTTGTTGGCACAATAATGTTACCCTTCGGAATTGCACCTCCTCTAGACGGCCGAGACAGTAGAAGCTATCGTGCAGCAGCTTATGGAAAAGCAACGGGCCAAAAACACAGCACGCACCCACGAGTGCCCCTGCGACTCCACCACAAAGGCCACCCCTTCTCCGGCATCCTCAACAGCCACCACCTCATCCAACTCACCCACATCATCCTCAACATCAACCATTGCCGAGGCACCCACCACATCCACAACCTCCTCGACCTCAACGAAAAAATGTGCCCATACCCTCCATCGCATCATCTCACCCAAGACCCGAGGAGGCGCCGTCACGTCCACCTCTGTCGCGACGCAGCCTTCCTCGCTGGTCGCTCAACAGAAACTGGAAGGACGAACTGGTGTCATCCTCGCCGCCACTACACCGGTCAGGTCACTGGATGGACGCGAAGCCGGGGCATCGACGACGACCGCCGCGACAACGTCGTTCATCCTCAACCTGTCTCAGCTCCAAGGAGGTGGTGGACTTCTCATCCTCAACAGCGCTGCTGCAGCTACGGGCTTGACATCTGCTTCAGTTACGCCGGTCACTCTGCTCTGTGGAGGCCAGGAGACAACGGTGGTGACGGAGTCGGCGACGACCTCGGCCGCGGTGACGACGTCGACGACCGTCTTGACGACGTCGGCATCGACGACTCCGCCGTGTTCGGTGTCGTCGTCGAATTCCACGACTGTCGTTGAGACTGTTCAAGCGACGGAGATGAAAGTAGAGGACACGACGGTTAGTGAGAGTAGGCAGGGTGGAAACATGGAGAGTACATTGTGCAACGATGACGTCGATTTCGGCCCAACGCCTACGTCAGAGAGCGCCGCGACTAAAGACCCTGACTTGAGTAGTATACTAGGCGAGGAAAAAGAGCACACGGGAATTGGGCTTTTCGACGACTCGCTCGACCTGTCGCACGATGGCATACAAAAAACTCTCTCGGCTAATCTCATCCAGAGGAGAAGACCGTCTTCAGATTCGTCCTCAGGCGGTGTTCTAGTTAAAAGTGAGCCTAGCGTCGGTTGTATTGAAACGGATCCTGTAGATTTGAACCCCATGGACTTCATCGACAATGATATCTCTACGCCAGATGAAGAAGTTTTTAATCTGGACACTTTTGATATGTTGACCGATTTGCCGAATTGGGATGACTTCAACTCGGACCTCACGGCTACGTCGGCGCTGACGTCATCGTCCACGTCGATAGGGCTGGGCTCTTCGTTGCAGACGACTGTGACTGCAGCTCACAAGGCTCCGAGTACGCAGTCCCATTATGGCATGACATATCGAGAAGGCACAGCGAACATCACGGATTATTCGCCCGATTGGTCTTATACAGAGGTGAGCCACTGAGATCTCTAAGGTAGTAACCATGCTACACAGCTAATAAAGTACTTCGTAACGGTTCACTGTGGACCCAAATACGGTCGAACgtcgatataacgaaattcaCGGGGATTGCGATTTCTTTCGTTATGCCGCATTTGGTTAAATTTGAAAAGATTTATGCTGTGACAAGCAGGAGATAAGCGAGCCCACAGTTTGATGCTCTACTTCTTTATGCTTCAACATGTGAAGTCCTTTTACTTCATATGATTCGTACAACTCAAGTTGTGCTGCATAGTGACTAACAATTCTACCTGCAGGGTGGCGTGAAGGTACTGATAACAGGCCCGTGGTACTCATCATCGTCTCCATATACAATACTGTTTGATGGAGTCAGTGTCCCCACTACACTGGTGCAAAGTGGCGTCCTGCGTTGCTTCTGCCCTGGTGAGGTGCTCGTGCCTAGCTATACTTCGGGACAGGTTAACTCCTGCAGGTATAACTCCGCCTACAAATCCTACTACGTCCGTGATTGGCTTGGGTTGGCAGATGTGATGTACTTAGAGCACATTTGCATGCTTTTAAAGCAAGCGCGAAAAATATTTGCCCTGACAAAACATGTTGAGTGAACTCCCCAGTACCTCGCCTTTTCGTATGCCCCAGAGCCATCTGGCATGTTCTGGAGTCATTAAATCAGTTTTGCTTCAGAGTAGCGAGACTGAGTTCCAAGGGTGAGCAGGATAGGCAAGACGAGACCGTTTTGTTTCTGTGCTGTGCTAGTATCACCTAACGGCGTTCACAATGCCATCTATGGAGTACCCTtcaaaatgtgtgtgtgtcgaCGGTCTCTTGGACAATACTTAGCTGATGCCGCACAACATTCACACATGCTTCTCTAATGCGCGGCCTCCACGGCGAGCATTGTTATAACATACATGCCTTCGCCTTGTGCTaatatacccaagcagcactgTCAGCCCAATtctggaccaagattggaccagtattgggtcagtattgccaatattgggccagtattggaccaatataggcaatgtcggcccaattctaaaccaatattgggccaagatgttgtgctgcttgggtacccaagcagcacaacaaatCGGCcccatattggcccaatatcggcAAATACTgtcccaatattggttcaatattgggcaaagacttgctgcttgggtatgttAGCTGTCGCCTCAACAGGGGATGGCGCTTGTGCGGAacggaaacaagatggcttCCCTGCTCACCTGTGGAGCTCAGTGTTGCTACTCTAAAGTGATGCAATGTGCAAACTACATTCTCCGCAGGCGGAGATAGACCTCTGTGCCTGCAGCTCTTGAGTTGTCTCGGAGTATAGTGCTCTGCTTAGTGAACCGCACAGTTTCGGTACTCATATTCGCCTTGTTCTTAAAGCTCACGAAGCAGGTCTGGTGACACTCCAAGTGGCATGTGAGGGGTTTGTCATCTCCAACTCGGTCATATTCGAGTACCGGGAACAACCCCCCGTGGCCAGTCAAAAGACAAAAGATTGGTTCGGAGTGGAAGGTGGGTTGTCCAGCACTTAACAATTGTGTCTCATATgcgttttctttcgtttttaaCAGAGAGTGCGTTGAAGTTCTCGCTCCTGGAGAGGTTAGAGATGATTGAGGCCAGATTGATGTTTGGTGGGAAGGGTTCAAGTGGCGGTCTCTTTCCAGGGATCTTGGTGCAGGTAAACTGCCTTTGAATACCAGTCTGGTAGTTTCAGTAACTGAGTATAATAGTCCAGCGGAGTGATATAACATGGTACGATATATCAGTTACATCTTTGCTTGTGTACATGTGCAGTGTGTACATGTGTATCTTCAGCTTGTGTACACGTGCAACCCAGAGAAGCTGTGAGGCTGGGGGAAGGTATCTTTCGTGTGTGTGAAAGACACATGCAGCACAAAATAAAGGTTGAGGCACGTGCTTGCACTCCACCGTGTCACTCATAGTATCAAGCCGCGGAGTTGCAAAGATTTGTAAatgaacttttcttcacaccttgCCATGCTTCTTGCCTTCTGTTGCCACGCTTAGAGAAATTTGGACGCGATTATTCCGATTTACGACGCAGCCCAGTAAAGTGCGAAGTGGCAACGAACACTCGAGCAGACACTTACTGTAGTCAGTTTCAAACACTCAAGGAATAGCTGGCACCATATTTGTGGAACCGTTATTTGATTTTTCCTTCAAGCAATTCAACCTCTTGTTGCACAATGTGGCCGGTCCTTGACTTCCTGTTGCGACATCTTCCAGGGATTTGTGGACAAACAGCGACCGTTTGAGGAACGTCTGGTGTCTCTGTGCCAAGAGCTGCAGGAAGGCACATGGGTGGCCCGAGGAGACGCATCGCCCGTGAAGGCGGTCTCGCATCCGGACCTCACTCTGCTTCACTTGGCAGCTGCCCTGGGTTTTGCCCGTCTTGCCTGCGCACTCCTACGGTGGCGTCACGATAATTCCTCTTTGACGCTCGAAGCCGAAGTGGACGCTCTGCGGAGAGATCGGAACGACTGCACGCCATTGGTGAGAGATACGATAGTGGGCAGGTCAACCAGAGGGCAGAGTGGCGGTCACAGTGGGGGAGTGTTGTCGCCTTCCTTTCTAGTCAAGTTTTCAGCATTCCACCGAGATATGTGGTACACATTCGCGGATGTGTACGATATGTAGCCATCAGGTTGTGTCTAGGCTGGAAAAGACGTCCATCCCTAAGGACATTTGCGATTAGCTCACTTGCATTCCAAATGTTGAGTCAAAGTTACTTCTAGCCCACCTCTTAAGAAACACTGTATGTGAGGCACCGCTCTCCCAAAAGCAGGGTCTGTTACTGAAAATAATGGCATTTCCGATTCTgtttgcagtagttaaaaaattactttttgtttctgtttccgcCTGCGTTTCCAgacgattttcggtagcggtttTCAGTTTTCATTACCATAGCAGAATTAAATTTCTCTTTCTGTTTCCCAGGCTATATTCGATGCTGGTTTCTGTTTCCTTGAGATCATTCCGTGTGCTCTCTGCATTCTATCATTTTACCGGTCCCTGCACCTTGTAGCAACACAGTGTGAACGGAGGGATAGTACTATTGAATGGAAACACTGGAGACGTCAGGGATGTAATATGTTAacttaaattaaattaaatttaaaaaCGACGGAGAAGGAGTATTACGTGAGGTGAATTTGGTTTCCATTACCGTCCTTGAATTTGGTTTCGTTTAGGTTTCTAGTAATGAAAACAACAATAATTTAgtttctgttttcgtttccTGTGGAATTCCAGTGGTGAGCTTTTCACGTTTCCGTTACCAGTAACCAACCCTGCCCAAAAAGATATTGGCTGGGACTGCCACTATGCACTCATTGGCCAAGAACCTGTACGATGATTGCTACATATTTCTGGATGATTTATCTGCTACTAATGACTGATTCTCACTTACATACTTGAAGAAGTTGAGGAACGTTGATGTAATTGTTCCAGCACTGGGCATGTGGCAGGGGTCACCGTGAAGTTGCACTGCTGTTGCACCAGTGGAACAGCTCTGCTCTCAAGTTGGTGAATGCAGAGGGTCAGTCGCCCACCCAAGTGGCCCACAGTGAAGGACATTCCTGTTTGGCCGAGGAGATTGAACAGGCTGCCAGGAAGCACCAGCAGTCACAGCAGACTGTCAGGTAGATGCCACCCCTTCACTTAAACAGATAATCACATAGTGTACCGCCGCCGTCAGGCTTAACTGTAACGCGCAAGCATATGATGCACGAGGACGTCATCG
This sequence is a window from Ornithodoros turicata isolate Travis chromosome 10, ASM3712646v1, whole genome shotgun sequence. Protein-coding genes within it:
- the LOC135370001 gene encoding calmodulin-binding transcription activator 2-like isoform X2 gives rise to the protein MAQLIHTKNPPSQSTPCTQTGGQQQQSHHLQPAAQAAQLLLKAPAVARSFFCPAVVTAATVTTASTALAKPENAKSNKDIEEGRPSLPESLETIPKADYFPTQRHRWNTNEEIAAILISFDRHEEWLSREVKIRPKSGSMLLYSRKRVRYRRDGYCWKKRKDGKTTREDHMKLKVQGTECIYGCYVHSAILPTFHRRCYWLLQNPDIVLVHYLNVPYSDDNKMVIAPSLSYCADKKEWTKEELVSQLKPMFYSENEPDLNNELEISTAETVEAIVQQLMEKQRAKNTARTHECPCDSTTKATPSPASSTATTSSNSPTSSSTSTIAEAPTTSTTSSTSTKKCAHTLHRIISPKTRGGAVTSTSVATQPSSLVAQQKLEGRTGVILAATTPVRSLDGREAGASTTTAATTSFILNLSQLQGGGGLLILNSAAAATGLTSASVTPVTLLCGGQETTVVTESATTSAAVTTSTTVLTTSASTTPPCSVSSSNSTTVVETVQATEMKVEDTTVSESRQGGNMESTLCNDDVDFGPTPTSESAATKDPDLSSILGEEKEHTGIGLFDDSLDLSHDGIQKTLSANLIQRRRPSSDSSSGGVLVKSEPSVGCIETDPVDLNPMDFIDNDISTPDEEVFNLDTFDMLTDLPNWDDFNSDLTATSALTSSSTSIGLGSSLQTTVTAAHKAPSTQSHYGMTYREGTANITDYSPDWSYTEGGVKVLITGPWYSSSSPYTILFDGVSVPTTLVQSGVLRCFCPAHEAGLVTLQVACEGFVISNSVIFEYREQPPVASQKTKDWFGVEESALKFSLLERLEMIEARLMFGGKGSSGGLFPGILVQGFVDKQRPFEERLVSLCQELQEGTWVARGDASPVKAVSHPDLTLLHLAAALGFARLACALLRWRHDNSSLTLEAEVDALRRDRNDCTPLHWACGRGHREVALLLHQWNSSALKLVNAEGQSPTQVAHSEGHSCLAEEIEQAARKHQQSQQTVSTASLPSTASQQHCGDMRRKLSLSLPLSSSANNYCVPSGSIRSVRVVARLAKRASVDSGAAGIADAESSKRSSVDSGVGDTPERLSASLPASVLAARLSSGKVDGGDAATENDTQGNSESPFIDVVGVSDEEVEMQNPVPTTGQSSSRREVHTCELGSSEAPDSRVLTLAEQIIAALPDRIKAPHVRGTEVREDAMEAEGLLHLLSSDNGGNAGVLGALVDDAPQQLLSNEFSFEFSDHNYRYCEAGTPSSSPSPASSSCLQSPGSFTLESPSPPPTTADFCEFFKASGKIMEQDFSNLTLSDKEQRELYEAAKIIQKAYRSYKGRKRQEEQEKEKAAAILIQSYYRRYKQYMYYKQITRAAAESMQQGSFHGWCSDQHKRFKKSPDGEDGMACSAAAAAFFRSYSDEKRSLSSREGTPTSSAFNSIISLRRTYSQRRQHQAARKIQQFMRQSKNNSMWEFIHGKVIAERACLSCRKREAGNGRPTAPAPKIPGTAF
- the LOC135370001 gene encoding calmodulin-binding transcription activator 2-like isoform X8 is translated as MAQLIHTKNPPSQSTPCTQTGGQQQQSHHLQPAAQAAQLLLKAPAVARSFFCPAVVTAATVTTASTALAKPENAKSNKDIEEGRPSLPESLETIPKADYFPTQRHRWNTNEEIAAILISFDRHEEWLSREVKIRPKSGSMLLYSRKRVRYRRDGYCWKKRKDGKTTREDHMKLKVQGTECIYGCYVHSAILPTFHRRCYWLLQNPDIVLVHYLNVPYSDDNKMVIAPSLSYCADKKEWTKEELVSQLKPMFYSENEPDLNNELEISTAETVEAIVQQLMEKQRAKNTARTHECPCDSTTKATPSPASSTATTSSNSPTSSSTSTIAEAPTTSTTSSTSTKKCAHTLHRIISPKTRGGAVTSTSVATQPSSLVAQQKLEGRTGVILAATTPVRSLDGREAGASTTTAATTSFILNLSQLQGGGGLLILNSAAAATGLTSASVTPVTLLCGGQETTVVTESATTSAAVTTSTTVLTTSASTTPPCSVSSSNSTTVVETVQATEMKVEDTTVSESRQGGNMESTLCNDDVDFGPTPTSESAATKDPDLSSILGEEKEHTGIGLFDDSLDLSHDGIQKTLSANLIQRRRPSSDSSSGGVLVKSEPSVGCIETDPVDLNPMDFIDNDISTPDEEVFNLDTFDMLTDLPNWDDFNSDLTATSALTSSSTSIGLGSSLQTTVTAAHKAPSTQSHYGMTYREGTANITDYSPDWSYTEGGVKVLITGPWYSSSSPYTILFDGVSVPTTLVQSGVLRCFCPAHEAGLVTLQVACEGFVISNSVIFEYREQPPVASQKTKDWFGVEESALKFSLLERLEMIEARLMFGGKGSSGGLFPGILVQGFVDKQRPFEERLVSLCQELQEGTWVARGDASPVKAVSHPDLTLLHLAAALGFARLACALLRWRHDNSSLTLEAEVDALRRDRNDCTPLHWACGRGHREVALLLHQWNSSALKLVNAEGQSPTQVAHSEGHSCLAEEIEQAARKHQQSQQTVSSANNYCVPSGSIRSVRVVARLAKRASVDSGAAGIADAESSKRSSVDSGVGDTPERLSASLPASVLAARLSSGKVDGGDAATENADTQGNSESPFIDVVGVSDEEVEMQNPVPTTGQSSSRREVHTCELGSSEAPDSRVLTLAEQIIAALPDRIKAPHVRGTEVREDAMEAEGLLHLLSSDNGGNAGVLGALVDDAPQQLLSNEFSFEFSDHNYRYCEAGTPSSSPSPASSSCLQSPGSFTLESPSPPPTTADFCEFFKASGKIMEQDFSNLTLSDKEQRELYEAAKIIQKAYRSYKGRKRQEEQEKEKAAAILIQSYYRRYKQYMYYKQITRAAAESMQQGSFHGWCSDQHKRFKKSPDGEDGMACSAAAAAFFRSYSDEKRSLSSREGTPTSSAFNSIISLRRTYSQRRQHQAARKIQQFMRQSKNNSMWEFIHGKVIAERACLSCRKREAGNGRPTAPAPKIPGTAF
- the LOC135370001 gene encoding calmodulin-binding transcription activator 2-like isoform X9, producing MTHIEEGRPSLPESLETIPKADYFPTQRHRWNTNEEIAAILISFDRHEEWLSREVKIRPKSGSMLLYSRKRVRYRRDGYCWKKRKDGKTTREDHMKLKVQGTECIYGCYVHSAILPTFHRRCYWLLQNPDIVLVHYLNVPYSDDNKMVIAPSLSYCADKKEWTKEELVSQLKPMFYSENEPDLNNELEISTAETVEAIVQQLMEKQRAKNTARTHECPCDSTTKATPSPASSTATTSSNSPTSSSTSTIAEAPTTSTTSSTSTKKCAHTLHRIISPKTRGGAVTSTSVATQPSSLVAQQKLEGRTGVILAATTPVRSLDGREAGASTTTAATTSFILNLSQLQGGGGLLILNSAAAATGLTSASVTPVTLLCGGQETTVVTESATTSAAVTTSTTVLTTSASTTPPCSVSSSNSTTVVETVQATEMKVEDTTVSESRQGGNMESTLCNDDVDFGPTPTSESAATKDPDLSSILGEEKEHTGIGLFDDSLDLSHDGIQKTLSANLIQRRRPSSDSSSGGVLVKSEPSVGCIETDPVDLNPMDFIDNDISTPDEEVFNLDTFDMLTDLPNWDDFNSDLTATSALTSSSTSIGLGSSLQTTVTAAHKAPSTQSHYGMTYREGTANITDYSPDWSYTEGGVKVLITGPWYSSSSPYTILFDGVSVPTTLVQSGVLRCFCPAHEAGLVTLQVACEGFVISNSVIFEYREQPPVASQKTKDWFGVEESALKFSLLERLEMIEARLMFGGKGSSGGLFPGILVQGFVDKQRPFEERLVSLCQELQEGTWVARGDASPVKAVSHPDLTLLHLAAALGFARLACALLRWRHDNSSLTLEAEVDALRRDRNDCTPLHWACGRGHREVALLLHQWNSSALKLVNAEGQSPTQVAHSEGHSCLAEEIEQAARKHQQSQQTVSTASLPSTASQQHCGDMRRKLSLSLPLSSSANNYCVPSGSIRSVRVVARLAKRASVDSGAAGIADAESSKRSSVDSGVGDTPERLSASLPASVLAARLSSGKVDGGDAATENADTQGNSESPFIDVVGVSDEEVEMQNPVPTTGQSSSRREVHTCELGSSEAPDSRVLTLAEQIIAALPDRIKAPHVRGTEVREDAMEAEGLLHLLSSDNGGNAGVLGALVDDAPQQLLSNEFSFEFSDHNYRYCEAGTPSSSPSPASSSCLQSPGSFTLESPSPPPTTADFCEFFKASGKIMEQDFSNLTLSDKEQRELYEAAKIIQKAYRSYKGRKRQEEQEKEKAAAILIQSYYRRYKQYMYYKQITRAAAESMQQGSFHGWCSDQHKRFKKSPDGEDGMACSAAAAAFFRSYSDEKRSLSSREGTPTSSAFNSIISLRRTYSQRRQHQAARKIQQFMRQSKNNSMWEFIHGKVIAERACLSCRKREAGNGRPTAPAPKIPGTAF
- the LOC135370001 gene encoding calmodulin-binding transcription activator 2-like isoform X1, which translates into the protein MAQLIHTKNPPSQSTPCTQTGGQQQQSHHLQPAAQAAQLLLKAPAVARSFFCPAVVTAATVTTASTALAKPENAKSNKDIEEGRPSLPESLETIPKADYFPTQRHRWNTNEEIAAILISFDRHEEWLSREVKIRPKSGSMLLYSRKRVRYRRDGYCWKKRKDGKTTREDHMKLKVQGTECIYGCYVHSAILPTFHRRCYWLLQNPDIVLVHYLNVPYSDDNKMVIAPSLSYCADKKEWTKEELVSQLKPMFYSENEPDLNNELEISTAETVEAIVQQLMEKQRAKNTARTHECPCDSTTKATPSPASSTATTSSNSPTSSSTSTIAEAPTTSTTSSTSTKKCAHTLHRIISPKTRGGAVTSTSVATQPSSLVAQQKLEGRTGVILAATTPVRSLDGREAGASTTTAATTSFILNLSQLQGGGGLLILNSAAAATGLTSASVTPVTLLCGGQETTVVTESATTSAAVTTSTTVLTTSASTTPPCSVSSSNSTTVVETVQATEMKVEDTTVSESRQGGNMESTLCNDDVDFGPTPTSESAATKDPDLSSILGEEKEHTGIGLFDDSLDLSHDGIQKTLSANLIQRRRPSSDSSSGGVLVKSEPSVGCIETDPVDLNPMDFIDNDISTPDEEVFNLDTFDMLTDLPNWDDFNSDLTATSALTSSSTSIGLGSSLQTTVTAAHKAPSTQSHYGMTYREGTANITDYSPDWSYTEGGVKVLITGPWYSSSSPYTILFDGVSVPTTLVQSGVLRCFCPAHEAGLVTLQVACEGFVISNSVIFEYREQPPVASQKTKDWFGVEESALKFSLLERLEMIEARLMFGGKGSSGGLFPGILVQGFVDKQRPFEERLVSLCQELQEGTWVARGDASPVKAVSHPDLTLLHLAAALGFARLACALLRWRHDNSSLTLEAEVDALRRDRNDCTPLHWACGRGHREVALLLHQWNSSALKLVNAEGQSPTQVAHSEGHSCLAEEIEQAARKHQQSQQTVSTASLPSTASQQHCGDMRRKLSLSLPLSSSANNYCVPSGSIRSVRVVARLAKRASVDSGAAGIADAESSKRSSVDSGVGDTPERLSASLPASVLAARLSSGKVDGGDAATENADTQGNSESPFIDVVGVSDEEVEMQNPVPTTGQSSSRREVHTCELGSSEAPDSRVLTLAEQIIAALPDRIKAPHVRGTEVREDAMEAEGLLHLLSSDNGGNAGVLGALVDDAPQQLLSNEFSFEFSDHNYRYCEAGTPSSSPSPASSSCLQSPGSFTLESPSPPPTTADFCEFFKASGKIMEQDFSNLTLSDKEQRELYEAAKIIQKAYRSYKGRKRQEEQEKEKAAAILIQSYYRRYKQYMYYKQITRAAAESMQQGSFHGWCSDQHKRFKKSPDGEDGMACSAAAAAFFRSYSDEKRSLSSREGTPTSSAFNSIISLRRTYSQRRQHQAARKIQQFMRQSKNNSMWEFIHGKVIAERACLSCRKREAGNGRPTAPAPKIPGTAF
- the LOC135370001 gene encoding calmodulin-binding transcription activator 2-like isoform X3; amino-acid sequence: MAQLIHTKNPPSQSTPCTQTGGQQQQSHHLQPAAQAAQLLLKAPAVARSFFCPAVVTAATVTTASTALAKPENAKSNKDIEEGRPSLPESLETIPKADYFPTQRHRWNTNEEIAAILISFDRHEEWLSREVKIRPKSGSMLLYSRKRVRYRRDGYCWKKRKDGKTTREDHMKLKVQGTECIYGCYVHSAILPTFHRRCYWLLQNPDIVLVHYLNVPYSDDNKMVIAPSLSYCADKKEWTKEELVSQLKPMFYSENEPDLNNELEISTAETVEAIVQQLMEKQRAKNTARTHECPCDSTTKATPSPASSTATTSSNSPTSSSTSTIAEAPTTSTTSSTSTKKCAHTLHRIISPKTRGGAVTSTSVATQPSSLVAQQKLEGRTGVILAATTPVRSLDGREAGASTTTAATTSFILNLSQLQGGGGLLILNSAAAATGLTSASVTPVTLLCGGQETTVVTESATTSAAVTTSTTVLTTSASTTPPCSVSSSNSTTVVETVQATEMKVEDTTVSESRQGGNMESTLCNDDVDFGPTPTSESAATKDPDLSSILGEEKEHTGIGLFDDSLDLSHDGIQKTLSANLIQRRRPSSDSSSGGVLVKSEPSVGCIETDPVDLNPMDFIDNDISTPDEEVFNLDTFDMLTDLPNWDDFNSDLTATSALTSSSTSIGLGSSLQTTVTAAHKAPSTQSHYGMTYREGTANITDYSPDWSYTEGGVKVLITGPWYSSSSPYTILFDGVSVPTTLVQSGVLRCFCPAHEAGLVTLQVACEGFVISNSVIFEYREQPPVASQKTKDWFGVEESALKFSLLERLEMIEARLMFGGKGSSGGLFPGILVQGFVDKQRPFEERLVSLCQELQEGTWVARGDASPVKAVSHPDLTLLHLAAALGFARLACALLRWRHDNSSLTLEAEVDALRRDRNDCTPLHWACGRGHREVALLLHQWNSSALKLVNAEGQSPTQVAHSEGHSCLAEEIEQAARKHQQSQQTVSTASLPSTASQQHCGDMRRKLSLSLPLSSSANNYCVPSGSIRSVRVVARLAKRASVDSGAAGIADAESSKRSSVDSGVGDTPERLSASLPASVLAARLSSGKVDGGDAATENADTQGNSESPFIDVVGVSDEEVEMQNPVPTTGQSSSRREVHTCELGSSEAPDSRVLTLAEQIIAALPDRIKAPHVRGTEVREDAMEAEGLLHLLSSDNGGNAGVLGALVDDAPQQLLSNEFSFEFSDHNYRYCEAGTPSSSPSPASSSCLQSPGSFTLESPSPPPTTADFCEFFKASGKIMEQDFSNLTLSDKEQRELYEAAKIIQKAYRSYKGRKRQEEQEKEKAAAILIQSYYRRYKQYMYYKQITRAAAESMQQGSFHGWCSDQHKRFKKSPDGEDGMACSAAAAAFFRSYSDEKRSLSSREGTPTSSAFNSIISLRRTYSQRRQHQAARKIQQFMRQSKNNMWEFIHGKVIAERACLSCRKREAGNGRPTAPAPKIPGTAF